In Tachysurus vachellii isolate PV-2020 chromosome 12, HZAU_Pvac_v1, whole genome shotgun sequence, the following are encoded in one genomic region:
- the aida gene encoding axin interactor, dorsalization-associated protein, whose product MSDVTKTVQKWHASLKKGTDFDSWGQLVEAIDEYQILARQLQKEVQSPNSQDFTEEQKKTLGKIAACLEMRSSSLQSTQSQEEFTLQDLKKLEPIIKNILTYNKDFPFDVQPVPLRKIFAPGEEENLDVEEELDTATGTGLIQSFPARASALLPRLPSEPGMTLLTLKIEKIGLKDAGQCIEPYMTISVRDLDGVELNPVQDTPVSTHKEDTYIHFDVDVEIQKHIEKLPKGAAIFFEFKHYKPKKKFTSTKCFAFMEMDEIKPGPIVIELYKKPTDFKRKKLNLLTKKPLYLHLHQTLHKD is encoded by the exons ATGTCAGATGTCACCAAGACCGTCCAGAAATGGCATGCAAGTTTAAAAAAGGGCACGGACTTTGATTCCTGGGGCCAGTTGGTGGAGGCAATTGATGAGTACCAAAT ACTCGCACGGCAGCTGCAGAAAGAGGTTCAGTCTCCAAATTCTCAGGATTTCACAGAGGAACAAAAG AAAACCCTGGGGAAAATTGCAGCATGTCTGGAGATGCGAAGTTCATCCTTACAG AGCACACAGTCCCAGGAGGAATTTACCTTACAGGATCTGAAGAAACTGGAACCCA TCATCAAAAATATTCTCACTTACAACAAAGATTTCCCCTTCGATGTCCAACCAGTGCCTTTGAG GAAAATCTTTGCACCAGGTGAGGAAGAGAACCTAGATGTCGAAGAGGAGCTGGACACGGCAACGGGGACCGGATTAATCCAGTCCTTTCCTGCCAGAGCATCAG CTTTATTACCTCGGCTTCCCTCCGAGCCTGGGATGACGCTGCTGACTCTGAAAATTGAGAAGATCGGTTTAaaagatgcaggacaatgcATCGAACCTTACATGACGATTAGTGTCCGAG ATCTGGATGGAGTCGAATTAAACCCTGTTCAGGACACTCCAGTCTCAACACATAAAGAAGATACGTACATTCATTTCGACGTAGATGTGGAAATCCAGAAACATATTGAGAAACTACCAAAAG gGGCTGCTATTTTCTTTGAATTCAAACACTACAAGCCCAAGAAGAAGTTCACCAGTACCAAGTGTTTTGCCTTCATGGAGATGGATGAAATCAAACCCGGCCCCATCGTGATCGAGCT GTACAAGAAGCCGACAGATTTCAAGAGGAAGAAACTTAATCTCCTTACTAAGAAGCCACTTTATCTTCACCTGCATCAAACTCTACACAAAGACTGA
- the brox gene encoding BRO1 domain-containing protein BROX, translated as MTHWFHRNPLKATAPVSFNLYGVASSPAASKICNDLRTTRARLLDMFTDATCTPEIMKKASDEYFSLLQGFIVSLDGTTKENKLRFIQNFRWTDTLQGNIPSSQQDAVFELVSMGFNIAVWHSKYASRRAGKENITEDEAKDVHKNLKLAAGIFKFLKETQIPRLITPAEKGKDLEPRVIDTYIVQSQAEAQEVTIARAIELKHNVGLIAALALETANYYQKADHTLNTLDPECSNKWRKYLQLKQHFYMAYAHCYHGQTLLASDKCGEAIRSLQEAEKCYLRAETLCKEYRQTKGPGSTAKPSEQLFFTKLGGLIKNTLEKCQRENGFIYFHKVPEEAPALELKASYGLAEPIIFELPPLSSQCTPEVYATFDLTRGPKDDKATKPKQEEEIKPVKEPDLKPQKDTGCVIS; from the exons ATGACACACTGGTTTCACAGGAATCCTCTAAAGGCCACTGCGCCAGTGTCATTTAACCTATATGGagtggcctccagtcctgctgcCAGTAAAATCTGCAA CGATCTGAGGACAACGAGAGCAAGGCTTTTGGACATGTTTACAGATGCTACGTGCACTCCGGAGATCATGAAGAAAGCCTCTGATGAGTACTTTTCCCTGTTACAGG GGTTCATCGTTTCTCTGGATGGAACCACGAAAGAGAACAAGCTTCGCTTCATTCAGAACTTTAGGTGGACTGACACTTTGCAAGGAAACATACCAAG ctctcAGCAAGATGCTGTGTTTGAGCTGGTGTCCATGGGGTTCAATATTGCTGTTTGGCATTCCAAATATGCATCCAGGCGTGCGGGAAAGGAAAA CATCACTGAAGATGAAGCAAAAGATGTTCATAAGAATCTGAAACTTGCGGCTGGAATTTTTAAGTTCCTGAAG gAGACTCAGATACCCCGCCTCATCACTCCAGCAGAGAAAGGCAAAGACTTGGAGCCCAGGGTGATTGACACATACATTGTGCAGAGTCAAGCGGAGGCTCAGGAAG TGACCATCGCCCGTGCCATTGAACTGAAGCACAATGTCGGTCTTATTGCAGCTTTGGCACTCGAGACCGCAAACTACTATCAGAAGGCTG ATCACACTCTGAACACTCTGGACCCCGAGTGCAGCAATAAATGGAGAAAGTATTTGCAGTTAAAGCAGCACTTTTACATGGCTTAT GCACACTGCTACCATGGACAGACTCTCCTTGCTAGTGACAAGTGTGGTGAAGCCATTCGCTCTCTTCAAGAGGCTGAAAAAT gttATCTGCGTGCAGAGACACTGTGTAAAGAATACCGTCAGACCAAAGGCCCGGGCAGCACTGCCAAACCCTCCGAACAGCTTTTCTTCACGAAGCTTGGCGGACTGATCAAAAACACTCTGGAGAAATGTCAGCGGGAAAATGGCTTCAT atATTTCCATAAAGTACCTGAAGAAGCACCTGCTTTGGAGCTGAAGGCAAGTTACGGTCTGGCAGAGCCCATTATCTTTGAACTTCCACCTCTCAGCAGCCAATGTACTCCTGAGGTCTACGCCACCTTCGATCTCACCAGAGGGCCGAAAGACGACAAG GCAACGAAACCCAAGCAGGAAGAGGAGATTAAGCCTGTGAAGGAACCTGATCTCAAGCCCCAGAAAGACACTGGATGTGTGATCTCTTGA
- the taf1a gene encoding TATA box-binding protein-associated factor RNA polymerase I subunit A: MDNLQLQNPEANNDDISEDEESQTTMKRTSLLHVSPSKRHCKETGFHKSTRLCLDAIRDAVLHHRWEEAAQYLQVYTETLEDTTASKQSVACEIIWRLGTEVLKHHPHKDVEQFTAFYERMKNTGVKNYAKVCLEHAFHLLLHGHIQKAKQQLSVAMSWRYGKQSAKQSLELKLIHAYCGFMDYLIWSSKRSSVSDADDCVNSHELHNYFRQASVTLQELIKHPGVWDPFVWGCIDMFEFYNAEEEVLQILQNYANNKDYPSNPNAHVYLYKHQKRHKASIDELLSTLKGLHSLVPSHELMLDYCTLLIQSEVPKNLQYALSVALNLLEYSSWKTDMDAWTCLLEVLECLKHKGYKTLIIEEMEGRKELWMKMHFKAFHNRKDSKEDAALVQVKVKAGKLLGIYSRHYKYVYKLKEKNLVQKTRKGEKEKSRKKT; this comes from the exons ATGGATAATCTTCAGCTGCAGAATCCAGAAGCAAATAACGATGACATTTCGGAGGATGAAGAAAGTCAGACGACAATGAAAAGGACGAGTTTGTTGCACGTCTCTCCCTCTAAAA GGCATTGTAAAGAAACCGGTTTTCATAAAAGCACAAGATTGTGTCTTGATGCCATTAGAGACGCCGTTCTTCATCATCGCTGGGAGGAAGCTGCACAATATCTGCAAGTTTACACTGAAACACTGGAAGACACCACGGCTAGCAAGCAGTCGGTCGCCTGTGAG ATTATTTGGAGACTTGGCACTGAAGTCCTCAAGCATCATCCACACAAAGATGTAGAACAGTTTACTGCTTTCTACGAGCGCATGAAAAACACCGGAGTGAAAAATTATGCAAAG GTCTGTCTGGAGCACGCTTTCCACCTCCTGTTGCATGGCCACATTCAGAAAGCCAAGCAGCAGCTTTCGGTCGCCATGAGCTGGAGGTACGGCAAGCAGTCTGCCAAACAGTCTCTGGAGTTAAAACTCATCCACGCCTACTGCGGCTTTATGGATTATTTAATCTGGTCTTCGAAAAGGTCGTCTGTTTCTGATGcag ATGATTGTGTAAATAGTCATGAGTTGCACAACTACTTCAGACAAGCCTCTGTGACCCTGCAGGAACTCATCAAACATCCAGGAGTGTGGGACCCTTTCGTATGGGGTTGTATTGAT ATGTTTGAATTCTACAACGCTGAAGAAGAAGTTCTGCAAATACTGCAAAACTATGCCAATAACAAGGATTATCCATCAAACCCCAACGCACACGTTTACTTATACAAGCATCAGAAAAGACATAAAGCTTCAATAGACGAACTTCTTAGCACCCTGAAG GGTCTGCACTCACTGGTTCCCAGTCATGAACTGATGCTGGATTATTGCACTCTGTTGATTCAATCAG AAGTACCGAAAAATCTACAGTACGCTCTTAGTGTTGCTCTGAATCTTCTAGAATACTCCAGCTGGAAGACTGACATGGACGCGTGGACGTGTCTGCTGGAGGTTCTCGAATGCCTCAAACATAA GGGTTACAAGACTCTTATAATAGAAGagatggaaggaagaaaagagcTCTGgatgaaaatgcattttaaagccTTCCACAACAGGAAGGATTCTAAAGAGGACGCAGCACTTGTgcaagtcaaagtcaaagcaGGAAAACTCTTGGGCATATACA GCAGACATTACAAGTACGTGTACAAGCTAAAAGAGAAGAACCTTGTTCAGAAGacaagaaaaggagagaaggaaaaatcaagaaaaaaaacatga
- the dusp10 gene encoding dual specificity protein phosphatase 10 isoform X1: MPPSSLDDRFVVPLQFYLDTTYLEATVGTIVVEIQVTNLIYMPSSSSSTRSLTCGCNTASCCTVSTYEKDSQTQTLTQTQSQVSTSSPNLNSGVNYGGQGGFSRPTVGQSETYSAPSLTSTPPRGGVRIIHQNELAQKMTHYLTGHPVGPMPMIIDCRPFMDYNKSHIRGAVHINCSDKISRRRLQQGKITVLDLISSYLSRDSFRGIFSKEIIIYDERTQDPARLSSSQPLSIVLESLHRDGRDPMVLQGGISSFRQAYEDLCEDSLQLQEGHDGGAAVALSGALPHTLPSSPDIENAELTTILPFLYLGNEHDAQDLDQMQRLNIGYILNVTTHLPLYLYDLGMFKYKRLPATDSNKQNLRQYFEEAFEFIEEAHQAGKGLLIHCQAGVSRSATIVIAYLMKHTWMTMTDAYKFVKMRRPIISPNLTFMGQLLEFEEDLNNGITPRILTPKLIGVETVV, translated from the exons ATGCCTCCATCCTCCCTCGATGACAGATTTGTGGTGCCGCTCCAATTTTATCTGGACACAACCTACCTGGAAGCCACCGTGGGCACCATTGTGGTGGAGATCCAGGTGACCAACCTTATTTATATGCCCTCATCCAGCAGCTCTACCCGTTCCCTTACTTGTGGATGCAACACTGCCAGCTGTTGCACGGTGAGCACCTACGAAAAAGACAGCCAGACACAGACCCTGACCCAAACACAGAGCCAGGTCAGTACCAGTAGCCCCAACTTGAATTCCGGAGTGAACTATGGTGGGCAAGGAGGTTTCTCCAGGCCGACGGTGGGCCAGAGTGAAACCTACAGTGCACCCAGTCTCACTTCCACCCCACCCAGAGGTGGTGTGCGCATCATCCACCAGAACGAGCTGGCTCAGAAGATGACACATTACCTCACAGGTCATCCAGTAGGACCTATGCCGATGATAATAGACTGTAGGCCCTTTATGGACTACAACAAGAGCCATATCCGTGGTGCTGTGCATATTAACTGCTCAGACAAGATCAGCCGCCGACGTCTGCAGCAGGGCAAGATCACTGTGCTGGATCTCATTTCCTCCTACCTGAGCAGAGACTCCTTCAGGGGGATTTTTTCAAAAGAGATCATTATTTATGATGAGAGGACACAGGACCCAGCGCGACTGTCATCCTCTCAACCTCTGAGTATAGTTCTGGAGTCTCTACACAGGGATGGGAGGGACCCAATGGTTCTCCAAG GTGGCATTTCCAGTTTCAGACAGGCCTATGAGGACTTATGTGAGGACTCCCTACAACTTCAGGAGGGTCACGATGGTGGTGCAGCTGTTGCTCTTTCTGGGGCACTACCTCACACGCTGCCCTCCAGCCCTGACATTGAGAATGCTGAGCTAACAACTATTCTGCCCTTCTTGTACCTGGGTAATGAGCATGATGCACAGGACCTTGACCAAATGCAAAGGTTGAACATTGGATACATTCTCAATGTTACCACACACCTCCCACTATACCTCTATGACCTTGGGATGTTCAAGTATAAACGCTTACCTGCCACCGACAGCAACAAGCAGAACCTACGTCAGTACTTTGAAGAAGCGTTTGAATTTATAG AAGAAGCTCACCAGGCAGGCAAGGGACTGCTCATTCACTGTCAGGCAGGCGTGTCCCGGTCTGCCACTATTGTCATTGCGTACCTGATGAAACACACTTGGATGACCATGACAGATGCCTACAAGTTCGTCAAGATGCGAAGGCCAATCATCTCGCCCAACCTCACCTTCATGGGCCAGCTCCTTGAGTTTGAAGAAGATCTCAATAACGGAATCACTCCTCGCATACTCACACCCAAGCTGATCGGAGTAGAGACCGTTGTATAG
- the dusp10 gene encoding dual specificity protein phosphatase 10 isoform X2: protein MPPSSLDDRFVVPLQFYLDTTYLEATVGTIVVEIQVTNLIYMPSSSSSTRSLTCGCNTASCCTVSTYEKDSQTQTLTQTQSQVSTSSPNLNSGVNYGGQGGFSRPTVGQSETYSAPSLTSTPPRGGVRIIHQNELAQKMTHYLTGHPVGPMPMIIDCRPFMDYNKSHIRGAVHINCSDKISRRRLQQGKITVLDLISSYLSRDSFRGIFSKEIIIYDERTQDPARLSSSQPLSIVLESLHRDGRDPMVLQGGISSFRQAYEDLCEDSLQLQEGHDGGAAVALSGALPHTLPSSPDIENAELTTILPFLYLGNEHDAQDLDQMQRLNIGYILNVTTHLPLYLYDLGMFKYKRLPATDSNKQNLRQYFEEAFEFIEAHQAGKGLLIHCQAGVSRSATIVIAYLMKHTWMTMTDAYKFVKMRRPIISPNLTFMGQLLEFEEDLNNGITPRILTPKLIGVETVV from the exons ATGCCTCCATCCTCCCTCGATGACAGATTTGTGGTGCCGCTCCAATTTTATCTGGACACAACCTACCTGGAAGCCACCGTGGGCACCATTGTGGTGGAGATCCAGGTGACCAACCTTATTTATATGCCCTCATCCAGCAGCTCTACCCGTTCCCTTACTTGTGGATGCAACACTGCCAGCTGTTGCACGGTGAGCACCTACGAAAAAGACAGCCAGACACAGACCCTGACCCAAACACAGAGCCAGGTCAGTACCAGTAGCCCCAACTTGAATTCCGGAGTGAACTATGGTGGGCAAGGAGGTTTCTCCAGGCCGACGGTGGGCCAGAGTGAAACCTACAGTGCACCCAGTCTCACTTCCACCCCACCCAGAGGTGGTGTGCGCATCATCCACCAGAACGAGCTGGCTCAGAAGATGACACATTACCTCACAGGTCATCCAGTAGGACCTATGCCGATGATAATAGACTGTAGGCCCTTTATGGACTACAACAAGAGCCATATCCGTGGTGCTGTGCATATTAACTGCTCAGACAAGATCAGCCGCCGACGTCTGCAGCAGGGCAAGATCACTGTGCTGGATCTCATTTCCTCCTACCTGAGCAGAGACTCCTTCAGGGGGATTTTTTCAAAAGAGATCATTATTTATGATGAGAGGACACAGGACCCAGCGCGACTGTCATCCTCTCAACCTCTGAGTATAGTTCTGGAGTCTCTACACAGGGATGGGAGGGACCCAATGGTTCTCCAAG GTGGCATTTCCAGTTTCAGACAGGCCTATGAGGACTTATGTGAGGACTCCCTACAACTTCAGGAGGGTCACGATGGTGGTGCAGCTGTTGCTCTTTCTGGGGCACTACCTCACACGCTGCCCTCCAGCCCTGACATTGAGAATGCTGAGCTAACAACTATTCTGCCCTTCTTGTACCTGGGTAATGAGCATGATGCACAGGACCTTGACCAAATGCAAAGGTTGAACATTGGATACATTCTCAATGTTACCACACACCTCCCACTATACCTCTATGACCTTGGGATGTTCAAGTATAAACGCTTACCTGCCACCGACAGCAACAAGCAGAACCTACGTCAGTACTTTGAAGAAGCGTTTGAATTTATAG AAGCTCACCAGGCAGGCAAGGGACTGCTCATTCACTGTCAGGCAGGCGTGTCCCGGTCTGCCACTATTGTCATTGCGTACCTGATGAAACACACTTGGATGACCATGACAGATGCCTACAAGTTCGTCAAGATGCGAAGGCCAATCATCTCGCCCAACCTCACCTTCATGGGCCAGCTCCTTGAGTTTGAAGAAGATCTCAATAACGGAATCACTCCTCGCATACTCACACCCAAGCTGATCGGAGTAGAGACCGTTGTATAG